The following are from one region of the uncultured Desulfovibrio sp. genome:
- a CDS encoding response regulator: MTKEDIKILLVDDEKQFVDTLSERLAMRGFEARVAYDGPEALKAVEQPTDVIVLDLRMPGMDGFEVLRNVKKSNPQVQVIILTGHGGDAEEQTAYRMGAYNFLRKPMDIDELLNSIRMAYRDKLENAMVAVSLAEGGDFDSARDVMNERDVLEEHGK; the protein is encoded by the coding sequence ATGACCAAGGAAGACATCAAAATCCTGCTGGTAGACGACGAAAAGCAGTTTGTGGACACGCTCTCGGAACGCCTTGCCATGCGCGGCTTTGAGGCGCGGGTGGCCTATGACGGCCCCGAGGCCCTCAAGGCTGTGGAGCAGCCTACCGACGTTATCGTGCTTGACCTGCGCATGCCCGGCATGGACGGCTTTGAAGTGCTGCGCAACGTCAAAAAGAGCAATCCGCAGGTTCAGGTCATCATTCTTACGGGCCACGGCGGCGACGCTGAAGAGCAGACCGCCTATCGCATGGGTGCGTACAACTTCCTCAGAAAGCCCATGGACATTGACGAATTGCTCAACAGCATTCGCATGGCCTACCGCGACAAGCTTGAGAACGCCATGGTGGCAGTTTCCCTGGCCGAAGGCGGGGATTTTGATTCGGCCCGCGATGTTATGAACGAAAGGGACGTGCTGGAAGAGCACGGTAAATAA
- a CDS encoding sensor histidine kinase, whose amino-acid sequence MNESQCMARLLASAVHDMRNVLAVIRESAGLAQDLATLAGGKTVAAPGAERLSSALSEVQRSIIQGAALSEAMDFMAQAGGMEPGGAGPCDLARVSRSFCLLAARQARAAQIHLTSGETEEPVWANVPPLAVLRSLLEVFDLCASVGGQVNLRLTAGRRQKEEGIIVEALEGANREMALAAMTGSPMLDGMRPGWRAVLMPWRDAGPRFFLSISACDSEGE is encoded by the coding sequence ATGAATGAAAGTCAGTGCATGGCCCGCTTGCTGGCTTCCGCCGTTCACGACATGCGCAACGTGCTGGCAGTGATACGTGAATCTGCCGGGCTGGCCCAGGATCTGGCAACTCTGGCAGGCGGCAAGACTGTTGCCGCGCCGGGGGCAGAGCGGCTTTCATCGGCATTGAGTGAAGTGCAGCGTTCCATCATTCAGGGGGCGGCCCTTTCCGAAGCCATGGACTTCATGGCGCAGGCTGGGGGGATGGAACCCGGCGGTGCTGGCCCCTGCGATCTTGCGCGGGTAAGCCGCAGTTTCTGCCTGCTGGCGGCGCGTCAGGCGCGCGCGGCACAGATACACCTGACCAGCGGCGAAACTGAAGAACCTGTGTGGGCCAATGTGCCGCCTTTGGCCGTCCTGCGGTCGCTGCTTGAAGTGTTTGACCTCTGCGCCTCGGTGGGCGGGCAGGTGAACCTGCGCCTCACCGCCGGACGGCGGCAGAAGGAAGAAGGCATTATAGTTGAGGCTCTGGAAGGGGCCAACCGTGAGATGGCCCTGGCGGCCATGACCGGCAGCCCCATGCTGGACGGCATGCGCCCAGGCTGGCGCGCCGTGCTTATGCCCTGGCGGGATGCCGGGCCAAGATTTTTCCTTTCCATTTCGGCCTGCGATAGCGAAGGCGAATAA
- a CDS encoding response regulator, giving the protein MSLRILLADDEKEFVDTLAERLSLRGFAPYVVYDGISALQAATPEKPDVVVLDLFMPGLSGDEVLRRLKVLYPDLPVILLTGHEAVDDNGTNPVAQAFACLTKPLSFNVFLETLQAAVREGKECSATGGKS; this is encoded by the coding sequence ATGTCATTACGCATCCTTCTGGCTGACGATGAAAAGGAATTTGTCGATACCCTGGCAGAGCGTCTTTCGCTTCGCGGATTTGCGCCCTATGTGGTTTATGACGGCATCAGCGCACTCCAGGCCGCCACGCCGGAAAAACCCGATGTTGTGGTGCTTGATCTCTTTATGCCCGGTTTGTCGGGCGATGAGGTGCTGCGCCGCCTCAAGGTTCTATACCCTGATTTGCCGGTTATCCTGCTCACAGGGCACGAGGCCGTGGACGACAACGGCACAAACCCCGTGGCGCAGGCCTTTGCCTGCCTCACCAAGCCGTTGAGCTTCAATGTTTTTCTGGAAACACTGCAAGCTGCCGTGCGTGAAGGCAAGGAATGCTCAGCCACCGGAGGCAAGTCATGA